In one Sander lucioperca isolate FBNREF2018 chromosome 7, SLUC_FBN_1.2, whole genome shotgun sequence genomic region, the following are encoded:
- the fgd4a gene encoding FYVE, RhoGEF and PH domain-containing protein 4a isoform X5: MEEGGGVGREGGVGREGGGGGGGGGGGGGGGGGRGRGVVNREKPSKVLDLINRFEENSSTEHKRDGSPLKQISKPSSPAHRAYQKQTEADRTQENHSSVPTSPQDAHKPAANGVLAQMEQDKDKEDNPERNNESVRVETDGLLNGDMGCESTEQSDDHSSPPQTDRTGTESHTENEDSGTKVESEHSNEEGSTDHKETNEQKLFKIASELLQTEKAYVARLNLLDQVFCAKLMEEANKGTFPVDVVKNIFSNIVSIHTFHSQFLLPDLEKRMGEWESTPRIGDILQKLTPFLKMYAEYVKNFEKAMELLKLWTDRSPQFKAIIQDIQSQEACGCLTLQHHMLEPVQRVPRYEMLLKDYLKKLPEGDLDRRDSEKSLEIIATAATHSNSAIRKSENLKKLMEIYEMLGEEEDIVNPSNEFIKEGHILKLAARNTSAMERYLFLFNNMLLYCVPKFSLGGTKYTVRTRIGIDGMKVLETTNADYPHTFQVSGKERMLELQASSEQDKAGWIKAFQETIEIFQQKNESFKNALKDVEEVSNAELGKRAPCWIRDNQVTLCMKCKEPFNALTRRRHHCRACGYVVCWKCSDNKVALEYDGNKMNKVCRDCFSILTGESIVEGKKKGILEIEAAQFTGSSIMCGFLQYCEKNKPWQKVWCVIPEKECLVLYLYGAPQDVKAQCTIPLLGYSVDDSARPTDPPVSFRLSQSKSIHNFAAETEELKQRWLKVIRVAVRGEMPDCSETNGGNANTMDNNNTQEAGTDSS, from the exons atggaggagggaggaggggtgggaagagaaggaggggtgggaagagaaggaggaggaggaggaggaggaggaggaggaggaggaggaggaggaggaggaagaggaagaggggtcGTGAACCGGGAGAAACCATCCAAAGTCTTAGACCTCATCAACCGCTTTGAGGAGAACAG cagcacagagcacaAGAGAGACGGCTCACCGCTCAAACAGATCAGCAAGCCGTCCAGCCCAGCTCACCGCGCCTACCAGAAGCAGACGGAGGCCGACAGGACTCAGGAGAACCACTCGTCCGTACCGACCTCGCCGCAGGATGCCCACAAACCGGCGGCTAACGGTGTGCTAGCTCAAATGGAGCAGGACAAGGACAAGGAGGATAACCCGGAGAGGAACAATGAAAGTGTGAGGGTAGAGACCGACGGGCTGCTAAACGGAGATATGGGGTGCGAGAGCACAGAACAGAGTGATGATCATTCATCAcctccacagacagacaggactgGTACAGAAAGCCACACTGAGAATGAGGACAGTGGGACTAAAGTAGAAAGTGAGCACAGCAACGAAGAAGGAAGCACAGACCATAAG GAGACAAATGAACAGAAGCTGTTTAAGATCGCCAGCGAGCTCTTGCAAACAGAGAAGGCCTACGTAGCGAGACTTAACCTGCTCGACCAG GTGTTCTGCGCGAAGCTAATGGAGGAGGCAAATAAAGGAACGTTCCCTGTGGACGTAGTGAAGAACATCTTCTCCAACATCGTCTCCATCCACACCTTTCACAGCCAGTTCCTGCTTCCAGATCTGGAGAAACGCATGGGAGAATG GGAGTCCACACCTCGCATCGGAGACATCCTGCAGAAACTCACACCCTTCCTCAAGATGTACGCAGAGTACGTGAAGAATTTCGAGAAGGCCATGGAGCTGCTCAAACTGTGGACTGATCGCTCGCCTCAATTCAAGGCCATCATTCAGGACATACAG AGTCAAGAGGCCTGTGGATGCCTGACGCTACAGCATCACATGTTGGAGCCCGTGCAGCGAGTCCCTCGCTACGAGATGCTGCTTAAAGACTATCTGAAGAAGCTGCCTGAGGGCGACCTCGACCGACGAGATTCAGAGA AATCGTTAGAAATTATCGCCACAGCAGCTACTCACTCCAACAGCGCTATAAGAAAATCT GAGAATCTGAAGAAACTGATGGAGATATACGAAATgctgggtgaggaggaggacatCGTTAACCCCTCCAACGAGTTCATCAAAGAGGGCCACATCTTGAAGCTGGCGGCCAGGAACACCTCGGCCATGGAGCGATACCTCTTCCTG tTCAACAACATGCTGTTGTACTGCGTGCCCAAGTTCAGTCTGGGAGGGACGAAGTACACAGTGAGGACGCGGATCGGCATCGACGGCATGAAGGTCCTAGAAACGACCAACGCGGACTATCCTCATACCTTCCAGGTCTCAGGGAAGGAGAGGATGCTAGAGCTACAAGCCAG CTCAGAGCAGGACAAGGCAGGCTGGATTAAG GCTTTCCAGGAGACCATTGAGATCTTCCAGCAGAAAAACGAGTCATTCAAGAATGCACTGAAAGATGTGGAGGAAGTGTCG AATGCAGAGCTGGGGAAGCGCGCCCCTTGCTGGATCCGCGACAATCAAGTGACGCTGTGTATGAAGTGTAAAGAGCCTTTCAATGCTCTGACACGGCGGAGACACCACTGCAGAGCCTGCGGCTAT GTGGTGTGCTGGAAATGTTCAGACAATAAGGTGGCGCTCGAATATGATGGCAACAAGATGAACAAAGTCTGCAGAGACTGCTTCTCCATCCTGACTGGAGAAAGCATAGTCGAGGGCAAGAAGAAGGGCATCCTAGAG ATCGAGGCGGCTCAGTTCACAGGCAGCAGCATCATGTGTGGCTTCCTGCAGTACTGTGAGAAGAACAAACCTTGGCAGAAGGTGTGGTGCGTCATCCCGGAGAAGGAGTGTCTGGTGCTCTATCTCTACGGAGCTCCGCAG GACGTAAAGGCCCAGTGTACTATCCCCCTCCTGGGCTACTCTGTGGATGACAGCGCCCGGCCCACGGACCCCCCGGTCAGCTTCCGCCTCTCTCAGTCCAAGTCCATTCACAATTTTGCCGCTGAAACCGAGGAGCTTAAGCAGCGCTGGCTGAAAGTGATTCGAGTGGCAGTGAGGGGAGAGATGCCAGACTGCTCAGAGACCAACGGCGGCAATGCCAACACGAtggacaacaacaacacacaagaAGCGGGTACTGATAGCTCATAA
- the fgd4a gene encoding FYVE, RhoGEF and PH domain-containing protein 4a isoform X6 → MENLKSQFLVPTSTKALGSSPAYNHSNPPSVQACLSRACSGTTDKSRRGVNGKSSGFRPGLPSKPQVPPKPPHLQSPVAELSSPLGRIQKPPLRPGMEEGGGVGREGGVGREGGGGGGGGGGGGGGGGGRGRGVVNREKPSKVLDLINRFEENSSTEHKRDGSPLKQISKPSSPAHRAYQKQTEADRTQENHSSVPTSPQDAHKPAANGVLAQMEQDKDKEDNPERNNESVRVETDGLLNGDMGCESTEQSDDHSSPPQTDRTGTESHTENEDSGTKVESEHSNEEGSTDHKETNEQKLFKIASELLQTEKAYVARLNLLDQVFCAKLMEEANKGTFPVDVVKNIFSNIVSIHTFHSQFLLPDLEKRMGEWESTPRIGDILQKLTPFLKMYAEYVKNFEKAMELLKLWTDRSPQFKAIIQDIQSQEACGCLTLQHHMLEPVQRVPRYEMLLKDYLKKLPEGDLDRRDSEKSLEIIATAATHSNSAIRKSENLKKLMEIYEMLGEEEDIVNPSNEFIKEGHILKLAARNTSAMERYLFLFNNMLLYCVPKFSLGGTKYTVRTRIGIDGMKVLETTNADYPHTFQVSGKERMLELQASSEQDKAGWIKAFQETIEIFQQKNESFKNALKDVEEVSNAELGKRAPCWIRDNQVTLCMKCKEPFNALTRRRHHCRACGYVVCWKCSDNKVALEYDGNKMNKVCRDCFSILTGESIVEGKKKGILEIEAAQFTGSSIMCGFLQYCEKNKPWQKVWCVIPEKECLVLYLYGAPQDVKAQCTIPLLGYSVDDSARPTDPPVSFRLSQSKSIHNFAAETEELKQRWLKVIRVAVRGEMPDCSETNGGNANTMDNNNTQEAGTDSS, encoded by the exons ATGGAGAATCTAAAGTCGCAGTTCCTTGTACCGACTTCTACAAAAG CCCTAGGCAGTAGCCCGGCGTATAACCACAGCAACCCACCCAGCGTGCAGGCGTGTCTGAGTCGGGCGTGCAGCGGGACGACTGACAAGAGCAGGAGAGGGGTCAATGGAAAAAGCTCTGGCTTCAGGCCTGGGCTGCCATCTAAACCACAAG TGCCTCCAAAGCCACCACATCTCCAGAGCCCGGTAGCGGAGCTCTCGTCCCCGCTGGGCCGCATCCAGAAACCTCCACTCAGACCGGGcatggaggagggaggaggggtgggaagagaaggaggggtgggaagagaaggaggaggaggaggaggaggaggaggaggaggaggaggaggaggaggaggaagaggaagaggggtcGTGAACCGGGAGAAACCATCCAAAGTCTTAGACCTCATCAACCGCTTTGAGGAGAACAG cagcacagagcacaAGAGAGACGGCTCACCGCTCAAACAGATCAGCAAGCCGTCCAGCCCAGCTCACCGCGCCTACCAGAAGCAGACGGAGGCCGACAGGACTCAGGAGAACCACTCGTCCGTACCGACCTCGCCGCAGGATGCCCACAAACCGGCGGCTAACGGTGTGCTAGCTCAAATGGAGCAGGACAAGGACAAGGAGGATAACCCGGAGAGGAACAATGAAAGTGTGAGGGTAGAGACCGACGGGCTGCTAAACGGAGATATGGGGTGCGAGAGCACAGAACAGAGTGATGATCATTCATCAcctccacagacagacaggactgGTACAGAAAGCCACACTGAGAATGAGGACAGTGGGACTAAAGTAGAAAGTGAGCACAGCAACGAAGAAGGAAGCACAGACCATAAG GAGACAAATGAACAGAAGCTGTTTAAGATCGCCAGCGAGCTCTTGCAAACAGAGAAGGCCTACGTAGCGAGACTTAACCTGCTCGACCAG GTGTTCTGCGCGAAGCTAATGGAGGAGGCAAATAAAGGAACGTTCCCTGTGGACGTAGTGAAGAACATCTTCTCCAACATCGTCTCCATCCACACCTTTCACAGCCAGTTCCTGCTTCCAGATCTGGAGAAACGCATGGGAGAATG GGAGTCCACACCTCGCATCGGAGACATCCTGCAGAAACTCACACCCTTCCTCAAGATGTACGCAGAGTACGTGAAGAATTTCGAGAAGGCCATGGAGCTGCTCAAACTGTGGACTGATCGCTCGCCTCAATTCAAGGCCATCATTCAGGACATACAG AGTCAAGAGGCCTGTGGATGCCTGACGCTACAGCATCACATGTTGGAGCCCGTGCAGCGAGTCCCTCGCTACGAGATGCTGCTTAAAGACTATCTGAAGAAGCTGCCTGAGGGCGACCTCGACCGACGAGATTCAGAGA AATCGTTAGAAATTATCGCCACAGCAGCTACTCACTCCAACAGCGCTATAAGAAAATCT GAGAATCTGAAGAAACTGATGGAGATATACGAAATgctgggtgaggaggaggacatCGTTAACCCCTCCAACGAGTTCATCAAAGAGGGCCACATCTTGAAGCTGGCGGCCAGGAACACCTCGGCCATGGAGCGATACCTCTTCCTG tTCAACAACATGCTGTTGTACTGCGTGCCCAAGTTCAGTCTGGGAGGGACGAAGTACACAGTGAGGACGCGGATCGGCATCGACGGCATGAAGGTCCTAGAAACGACCAACGCGGACTATCCTCATACCTTCCAGGTCTCAGGGAAGGAGAGGATGCTAGAGCTACAAGCCAG CTCAGAGCAGGACAAGGCAGGCTGGATTAAG GCTTTCCAGGAGACCATTGAGATCTTCCAGCAGAAAAACGAGTCATTCAAGAATGCACTGAAAGATGTGGAGGAAGTGTCG AATGCAGAGCTGGGGAAGCGCGCCCCTTGCTGGATCCGCGACAATCAAGTGACGCTGTGTATGAAGTGTAAAGAGCCTTTCAATGCTCTGACACGGCGGAGACACCACTGCAGAGCCTGCGGCTAT GTGGTGTGCTGGAAATGTTCAGACAATAAGGTGGCGCTCGAATATGATGGCAACAAGATGAACAAAGTCTGCAGAGACTGCTTCTCCATCCTGACTGGAGAAAGCATAGTCGAGGGCAAGAAGAAGGGCATCCTAGAG ATCGAGGCGGCTCAGTTCACAGGCAGCAGCATCATGTGTGGCTTCCTGCAGTACTGTGAGAAGAACAAACCTTGGCAGAAGGTGTGGTGCGTCATCCCGGAGAAGGAGTGTCTGGTGCTCTATCTCTACGGAGCTCCGCAG GACGTAAAGGCCCAGTGTACTATCCCCCTCCTGGGCTACTCTGTGGATGACAGCGCCCGGCCCACGGACCCCCCGGTCAGCTTCCGCCTCTCTCAGTCCAAGTCCATTCACAATTTTGCCGCTGAAACCGAGGAGCTTAAGCAGCGCTGGCTGAAAGTGATTCGAGTGGCAGTGAGGGGAGAGATGCCAGACTGCTCAGAGACCAACGGCGGCAATGCCAACACGAtggacaacaacaacacacaagaAGCGGGTACTGATAGCTCATAA
- the fgd4a gene encoding FYVE, RhoGEF and PH domain-containing protein 4a isoform X4 — translation MDKHRVVNRMGKMQLFWEGVLKEKKDKADCFQAKKADEEACVAVKIEQSTALGSSPAYNHSNPPSVQACLSRACSGTTDKSRRGVNGKSSGFRPGLPSKPQVPPKPPHLQSPVAELSSPLGRIQKPPLRPGMEEGGGVGREGGVGREGGGGGGGGGGGGGGGGGRGRGVVNREKPSKVLDLINRFEENSSTEHKRDGSPLKQISKPSSPAHRAYQKQTEADRTQENHSSVPTSPQDAHKPAANGVLAQMEQDKDKEDNPERNNESVRVETDGLLNGDMGCESTEQSDDHSSPPQTDRTGTESHTENEDSGTKVESEHSNEEGSTDHKETNEQKLFKIASELLQTEKAYVARLNLLDQVFCAKLMEEANKGTFPVDVVKNIFSNIVSIHTFHSQFLLPDLEKRMGEWESTPRIGDILQKLTPFLKMYAEYVKNFEKAMELLKLWTDRSPQFKAIIQDIQSQEACGCLTLQHHMLEPVQRVPRYEMLLKDYLKKLPEGDLDRRDSEKSLEIIATAATHSNSAIRKSENLKKLMEIYEMLGEEEDIVNPSNEFIKEGHILKLAARNTSAMERYLFLFNNMLLYCVPKFSLGGTKYTVRTRIGIDGMKVLETTNADYPHTFQVSGKERMLELQASSEQDKAGWIKAFQETIEIFQQKNESFKNALKDVEEVSNAELGKRAPCWIRDNQVTLCMKCKEPFNALTRRRHHCRACGYVVCWKCSDNKVALEYDGNKMNKVCRDCFSILTGESIVEGKKKGILEIEAAQFTGSSIMCGFLQYCEKNKPWQKVWCVIPEKECLVLYLYGAPQDVKAQCTIPLLGYSVDDSARPTDPPVSFRLSQSKSIHNFAAETEELKQRWLKVIRVAVRGEMPDCSETNGGNANTMDNNNTQEAGTDSS, via the exons ATGGATAAACATCGCGTGGTTAACAGGATGGGGAAAATGCAGCTGTTCTGGGAAGGAGTGCTCAAAG AGAAGAAAGACAAAGCTGACTGCTTCCAGGCCAAGAAGGCTGATGAGGAGGCCTGCGTGGCGGTGAAAATCGAACAGTCCACAG CCCTAGGCAGTAGCCCGGCGTATAACCACAGCAACCCACCCAGCGTGCAGGCGTGTCTGAGTCGGGCGTGCAGCGGGACGACTGACAAGAGCAGGAGAGGGGTCAATGGAAAAAGCTCTGGCTTCAGGCCTGGGCTGCCATCTAAACCACAAG TGCCTCCAAAGCCACCACATCTCCAGAGCCCGGTAGCGGAGCTCTCGTCCCCGCTGGGCCGCATCCAGAAACCTCCACTCAGACCGGGcatggaggagggaggaggggtgggaagagaaggaggggtgggaagagaaggaggaggaggaggaggaggaggaggaggaggaggaggaggaggaggaggaagaggaagaggggtcGTGAACCGGGAGAAACCATCCAAAGTCTTAGACCTCATCAACCGCTTTGAGGAGAACAG cagcacagagcacaAGAGAGACGGCTCACCGCTCAAACAGATCAGCAAGCCGTCCAGCCCAGCTCACCGCGCCTACCAGAAGCAGACGGAGGCCGACAGGACTCAGGAGAACCACTCGTCCGTACCGACCTCGCCGCAGGATGCCCACAAACCGGCGGCTAACGGTGTGCTAGCTCAAATGGAGCAGGACAAGGACAAGGAGGATAACCCGGAGAGGAACAATGAAAGTGTGAGGGTAGAGACCGACGGGCTGCTAAACGGAGATATGGGGTGCGAGAGCACAGAACAGAGTGATGATCATTCATCAcctccacagacagacaggactgGTACAGAAAGCCACACTGAGAATGAGGACAGTGGGACTAAAGTAGAAAGTGAGCACAGCAACGAAGAAGGAAGCACAGACCATAAG GAGACAAATGAACAGAAGCTGTTTAAGATCGCCAGCGAGCTCTTGCAAACAGAGAAGGCCTACGTAGCGAGACTTAACCTGCTCGACCAG GTGTTCTGCGCGAAGCTAATGGAGGAGGCAAATAAAGGAACGTTCCCTGTGGACGTAGTGAAGAACATCTTCTCCAACATCGTCTCCATCCACACCTTTCACAGCCAGTTCCTGCTTCCAGATCTGGAGAAACGCATGGGAGAATG GGAGTCCACACCTCGCATCGGAGACATCCTGCAGAAACTCACACCCTTCCTCAAGATGTACGCAGAGTACGTGAAGAATTTCGAGAAGGCCATGGAGCTGCTCAAACTGTGGACTGATCGCTCGCCTCAATTCAAGGCCATCATTCAGGACATACAG AGTCAAGAGGCCTGTGGATGCCTGACGCTACAGCATCACATGTTGGAGCCCGTGCAGCGAGTCCCTCGCTACGAGATGCTGCTTAAAGACTATCTGAAGAAGCTGCCTGAGGGCGACCTCGACCGACGAGATTCAGAGA AATCGTTAGAAATTATCGCCACAGCAGCTACTCACTCCAACAGCGCTATAAGAAAATCT GAGAATCTGAAGAAACTGATGGAGATATACGAAATgctgggtgaggaggaggacatCGTTAACCCCTCCAACGAGTTCATCAAAGAGGGCCACATCTTGAAGCTGGCGGCCAGGAACACCTCGGCCATGGAGCGATACCTCTTCCTG tTCAACAACATGCTGTTGTACTGCGTGCCCAAGTTCAGTCTGGGAGGGACGAAGTACACAGTGAGGACGCGGATCGGCATCGACGGCATGAAGGTCCTAGAAACGACCAACGCGGACTATCCTCATACCTTCCAGGTCTCAGGGAAGGAGAGGATGCTAGAGCTACAAGCCAG CTCAGAGCAGGACAAGGCAGGCTGGATTAAG GCTTTCCAGGAGACCATTGAGATCTTCCAGCAGAAAAACGAGTCATTCAAGAATGCACTGAAAGATGTGGAGGAAGTGTCG AATGCAGAGCTGGGGAAGCGCGCCCCTTGCTGGATCCGCGACAATCAAGTGACGCTGTGTATGAAGTGTAAAGAGCCTTTCAATGCTCTGACACGGCGGAGACACCACTGCAGAGCCTGCGGCTAT GTGGTGTGCTGGAAATGTTCAGACAATAAGGTGGCGCTCGAATATGATGGCAACAAGATGAACAAAGTCTGCAGAGACTGCTTCTCCATCCTGACTGGAGAAAGCATAGTCGAGGGCAAGAAGAAGGGCATCCTAGAG ATCGAGGCGGCTCAGTTCACAGGCAGCAGCATCATGTGTGGCTTCCTGCAGTACTGTGAGAAGAACAAACCTTGGCAGAAGGTGTGGTGCGTCATCCCGGAGAAGGAGTGTCTGGTGCTCTATCTCTACGGAGCTCCGCAG GACGTAAAGGCCCAGTGTACTATCCCCCTCCTGGGCTACTCTGTGGATGACAGCGCCCGGCCCACGGACCCCCCGGTCAGCTTCCGCCTCTCTCAGTCCAAGTCCATTCACAATTTTGCCGCTGAAACCGAGGAGCTTAAGCAGCGCTGGCTGAAAGTGATTCGAGTGGCAGTGAGGGGAGAGATGCCAGACTGCTCAGAGACCAACGGCGGCAATGCCAACACGAtggacaacaacaacacacaagaAGCGGGTACTGATAGCTCATAA
- the fgd4a gene encoding FYVE, RhoGEF and PH domain-containing protein 4a isoform X9 yields the protein MDWLAAGYRRSRLRHVALDTGLTMKRRRKYWFWRRKGKNAKMCLLCCYEKKDKADCFQAKKADEEACVAVKIEQSTALGSSPAYNHSNPPSVQACLSRACSGTTDKSRRGVNGKSSGFRPGLPSKPQVPPKPPHLQSPVAELSSPLGRIQKPPLRPGMEEGGGVGREGGVGREGGGGGGGGGGGGGGGGGRGRGVVNREKPSKVLDLINRFEENSSTEHKRDGSPLKQISKPSSPAHRAYQKQTEADRTQENHSSVPTSPQDAHKPAANGVLAQMEQDKDKEDNPERNNESVRVETDGLLNGDMGCESTEQSDDHSSPPQTDRTGTESHTENEDSGTKVESEHSNEEGSTDHKETNEQKLFKIASELLQTEKAYVARLNLLDQVFCAKLMEEANKGTFPVDVVKNIFSNIVSIHTFHSQFLLPDLEKRMGEWESTPRIGDILQKLTPFLKMYAEYVKNFEKAMELLKLWTDRSPQFKAIIQDIQSQEACGCLTLQHHMLEPVQRVPRYEMLLKDYLKKLPEGDLDRRDSEKSLEIIATAATHSNSAIRKSENLKKLMEIYEMLGEEEDIVNPSNEFIKEGHILKLAARNTSAMERYLFLFNNMLLYCVPKFSLGGTKYTVRTRIGIDGMKVLETTNADYPHTFQVSGKERMLELQASSEQDKAGWIKAFQETIEIFQQKNESFKNALKDVEEVSNAELGKRAPCWIRDNQVTLCMKCKEPFNALTRRRHHCRACGYVVCWKCSDNKVALEYDGNKMNKVCRDCFSILTGESIVEGKKKGILEIEAAQFTGSSIMCGFLQYCEKNKPWQKVWCVIPEKECLVLYLYGAPQDVKAQCTIPLLGYSVDDSARPTDPPVSFRLSQSKSIHNFAAETEELKQRWLKVIRVAVRGEMPDCSETNGGNANTMDNNNTQEAGTDSS from the exons AGAAGAAAGACAAAGCTGACTGCTTCCAGGCCAAGAAGGCTGATGAGGAGGCCTGCGTGGCGGTGAAAATCGAACAGTCCACAG CCCTAGGCAGTAGCCCGGCGTATAACCACAGCAACCCACCCAGCGTGCAGGCGTGTCTGAGTCGGGCGTGCAGCGGGACGACTGACAAGAGCAGGAGAGGGGTCAATGGAAAAAGCTCTGGCTTCAGGCCTGGGCTGCCATCTAAACCACAAG TGCCTCCAAAGCCACCACATCTCCAGAGCCCGGTAGCGGAGCTCTCGTCCCCGCTGGGCCGCATCCAGAAACCTCCACTCAGACCGGGcatggaggagggaggaggggtgggaagagaaggaggggtgggaagagaaggaggaggaggaggaggaggaggaggaggaggaggaggaggaggaggaggaagaggaagaggggtcGTGAACCGGGAGAAACCATCCAAAGTCTTAGACCTCATCAACCGCTTTGAGGAGAACAG cagcacagagcacaAGAGAGACGGCTCACCGCTCAAACAGATCAGCAAGCCGTCCAGCCCAGCTCACCGCGCCTACCAGAAGCAGACGGAGGCCGACAGGACTCAGGAGAACCACTCGTCCGTACCGACCTCGCCGCAGGATGCCCACAAACCGGCGGCTAACGGTGTGCTAGCTCAAATGGAGCAGGACAAGGACAAGGAGGATAACCCGGAGAGGAACAATGAAAGTGTGAGGGTAGAGACCGACGGGCTGCTAAACGGAGATATGGGGTGCGAGAGCACAGAACAGAGTGATGATCATTCATCAcctccacagacagacaggactgGTACAGAAAGCCACACTGAGAATGAGGACAGTGGGACTAAAGTAGAAAGTGAGCACAGCAACGAAGAAGGAAGCACAGACCATAAG GAGACAAATGAACAGAAGCTGTTTAAGATCGCCAGCGAGCTCTTGCAAACAGAGAAGGCCTACGTAGCGAGACTTAACCTGCTCGACCAG GTGTTCTGCGCGAAGCTAATGGAGGAGGCAAATAAAGGAACGTTCCCTGTGGACGTAGTGAAGAACATCTTCTCCAACATCGTCTCCATCCACACCTTTCACAGCCAGTTCCTGCTTCCAGATCTGGAGAAACGCATGGGAGAATG GGAGTCCACACCTCGCATCGGAGACATCCTGCAGAAACTCACACCCTTCCTCAAGATGTACGCAGAGTACGTGAAGAATTTCGAGAAGGCCATGGAGCTGCTCAAACTGTGGACTGATCGCTCGCCTCAATTCAAGGCCATCATTCAGGACATACAG AGTCAAGAGGCCTGTGGATGCCTGACGCTACAGCATCACATGTTGGAGCCCGTGCAGCGAGTCCCTCGCTACGAGATGCTGCTTAAAGACTATCTGAAGAAGCTGCCTGAGGGCGACCTCGACCGACGAGATTCAGAGA AATCGTTAGAAATTATCGCCACAGCAGCTACTCACTCCAACAGCGCTATAAGAAAATCT GAGAATCTGAAGAAACTGATGGAGATATACGAAATgctgggtgaggaggaggacatCGTTAACCCCTCCAACGAGTTCATCAAAGAGGGCCACATCTTGAAGCTGGCGGCCAGGAACACCTCGGCCATGGAGCGATACCTCTTCCTG tTCAACAACATGCTGTTGTACTGCGTGCCCAAGTTCAGTCTGGGAGGGACGAAGTACACAGTGAGGACGCGGATCGGCATCGACGGCATGAAGGTCCTAGAAACGACCAACGCGGACTATCCTCATACCTTCCAGGTCTCAGGGAAGGAGAGGATGCTAGAGCTACAAGCCAG CTCAGAGCAGGACAAGGCAGGCTGGATTAAG GCTTTCCAGGAGACCATTGAGATCTTCCAGCAGAAAAACGAGTCATTCAAGAATGCACTGAAAGATGTGGAGGAAGTGTCG AATGCAGAGCTGGGGAAGCGCGCCCCTTGCTGGATCCGCGACAATCAAGTGACGCTGTGTATGAAGTGTAAAGAGCCTTTCAATGCTCTGACACGGCGGAGACACCACTGCAGAGCCTGCGGCTAT GTGGTGTGCTGGAAATGTTCAGACAATAAGGTGGCGCTCGAATATGATGGCAACAAGATGAACAAAGTCTGCAGAGACTGCTTCTCCATCCTGACTGGAGAAAGCATAGTCGAGGGCAAGAAGAAGGGCATCCTAGAG ATCGAGGCGGCTCAGTTCACAGGCAGCAGCATCATGTGTGGCTTCCTGCAGTACTGTGAGAAGAACAAACCTTGGCAGAAGGTGTGGTGCGTCATCCCGGAGAAGGAGTGTCTGGTGCTCTATCTCTACGGAGCTCCGCAG GACGTAAAGGCCCAGTGTACTATCCCCCTCCTGGGCTACTCTGTGGATGACAGCGCCCGGCCCACGGACCCCCCGGTCAGCTTCCGCCTCTCTCAGTCCAAGTCCATTCACAATTTTGCCGCTGAAACCGAGGAGCTTAAGCAGCGCTGGCTGAAAGTGATTCGAGTGGCAGTGAGGGGAGAGATGCCAGACTGCTCAGAGACCAACGGCGGCAATGCCAACACGAtggacaacaacaacacacaagaAGCGGGTACTGATAGCTCATAA